The Actinomycetota bacterium genome has a segment encoding these proteins:
- a CDS encoding undecaprenyl-diphosphate phosphatase: MLRAVVLGVVQGLTEFLPVSSSGHLVVVPYLLGWGQPQLAFDVALHVGTLVAVVGYFAADLWYLATRAVGIGVVEAGEGPRARRTIVLLGVGSVPAAAVGVTMEGHIEGVFGQPLAVAGFFLVTAALLYAAEVARRRRARQRIPSGVQDDDDIPASLDPGRDETTVGVVDAVVIGVAQAAALLPGISRSGSTIAAGMFRGLTREAAARFSFLLSIPAVAGAAIVEVPTLVAGEIGDFSPAQVVVGALAAAASGYWAIRYLLRLVTTDDLIGFSRYLVLLAVVVAAGYLALGPASRL, from the coding sequence TTGCTCCGCGCCGTCGTCCTGGGAGTGGTCCAGGGCCTGACCGAGTTCCTCCCGGTGTCGTCGTCGGGGCACCTGGTGGTCGTCCCGTACCTGCTGGGGTGGGGCCAGCCGCAGCTCGCGTTCGACGTCGCGCTGCACGTCGGGACCCTGGTCGCAGTGGTCGGGTACTTCGCGGCGGATCTGTGGTACCTGGCGACCCGGGCGGTCGGGATCGGGGTGGTGGAAGCCGGCGAGGGGCCCCGAGCGCGCCGCACCATCGTGCTGTTGGGGGTCGGGTCGGTCCCGGCCGCGGCGGTCGGTGTGACGATGGAGGGCCACATCGAGGGCGTCTTCGGTCAGCCGCTGGCGGTCGCGGGGTTCTTCTTGGTCACCGCCGCGCTGCTGTACGCCGCCGAGGTCGCGCGCCGCCGGCGAGCGCGTCAGCGCATCCCCTCCGGGGTCCAGGACGACGACGACATCCCAGCGTCGCTGGATCCCGGACGCGACGAGACCACGGTGGGGGTCGTGGACGCCGTGGTGATCGGCGTGGCCCAGGCGGCCGCCCTGCTGCCCGGGATCTCGCGGTCGGGCTCGACGATCGCGGCCGGGATGTTCCGCGGCCTGACCCGTGAAGCGGCGGCGCGGTTCTCGTTCCTGCTGAGCATCCCGGCGGTCGCCGGTGCGGCGATCGTGGAGGTCCCCACGCTCGTCGCGGGGGAGATCGGCGACTTCTCGCCCGCGCAGGTCGTGGTGGGGGCGCTCGCCGCCGCCGCTTCCGGTTACTGGGCGATCCGCTACCTGCTGCGGCTGGTGACCACCGATGATCTGATCGGCTTCAGCCGCTACCTCGTGCTCCTCGCGGTGGTCGTCGCGGCCGGCTATCTGGCGTTGGGGCCCGCCAGCCGGCTGTGA
- a CDS encoding GNAT family N-acetyltransferase, producing the protein MARVTLRRPRADDRDEFVDLARASRDLHHPWVTAPVTAREFDTYLMRAEADDTDCNLVCLRDSGAIAGVFNLSQIVHGTSRSTYVGFYAFAPFAGQGYMSEGLRLVLDRVFDELSLHRVEANIQPGNISSKRLVARCAFRYEGFSPRYLYIAGGWRDHERWAITVDERPGATER; encoded by the coding sequence ATGGCACGGGTGACGCTCCGCCGGCCGCGTGCCGACGACCGCGACGAGTTCGTCGACTTGGCGCGCGCCAGCCGCGACCTGCACCACCCGTGGGTCACCGCCCCGGTCACCGCCCGGGAGTTCGACACGTACCTGATGCGTGCCGAAGCAGACGACACCGACTGCAACCTGGTGTGCCTGCGCGACAGCGGGGCGATCGCGGGCGTGTTCAACCTCAGCCAGATCGTCCACGGCACGTCGCGCAGCACCTACGTCGGCTTCTACGCCTTCGCGCCGTTCGCCGGCCAGGGCTACATGAGCGAGGGGCTGCGGCTGGTCCTGGACCGCGTCTTCGATGAGTTGTCGCTGCACCGGGTCGAGGCCAACATCCAACCCGGCAACATCTCCTCCAAGCGGCTCGTGGCCCGGTGCGCGTTCCGCTACGAGGGCTTCTCCCCGCGGTACCTGTACATCGCCGGGGGGTGGCGTGACCACGAGCGGTGGGCGATCACGGTCGACGAGCGCCCCGGCGCCACGGAGCGCTGA